A single region of the Thermotoga profunda AZM34c06 genome encodes:
- a CDS encoding carbohydrate ABC transporter permease, with product MKFSLIFGLTTTFFELFLGFLLAYFFYLKFRGMRFLFTLLITPMFMAPSLFGLMNRILFNNFIGLIPGYIKFFFGIDLDFFSPKNIIWTLVGIDALQWTPFVFLIIYAALLGIPIQLIEASSIDGAGTFHKIRYIILPYIIPALATGGFLRFLESFRVFDTIYVLTGGGPGDLTTSISIFIYRTGFTMGDQGLASAAGIILFLLMMIPVLLTIKLAKRRW from the coding sequence ATGAAGTTCAGTTTGATTTTTGGCTTGACAACCACATTTTTCGAGCTGTTTTTAGGTTTTCTCTTAGCATATTTTTTCTATTTGAAATTCCGCGGCATGAGATTTCTATTCACACTTCTCATAACTCCTATGTTCATGGCACCTTCTCTATTTGGACTGATGAACAGAATATTATTCAATAACTTTATCGGGCTCATACCGGGATATATAAAGTTCTTTTTCGGTATTGATTTAGATTTCTTTAGCCCCAAAAATATCATATGGACTTTAGTTGGAATTGACGCATTACAGTGGACTCCCTTCGTTTTTCTAATCATTTATGCGGCTTTGTTAGGAATACCGATTCAATTGATCGAAGCCTCCAGTATTGATGGTGCAGGAACCTTTCACAAAATCCGATATATAATTTTACCTTACATAATTCCAGCATTGGCGACTGGTGGATTTTTGAGATTTCTTGAATCTTTCAGAGTTTTCGATACAATTTATGTACTTACCGGTGGTGGTCCAGGCGATTTAACGACAAGTATCAGCATATTTATATATAGAACAGGTTTCACAATGGGTGATCAAGGATTAGCAAGTGCTGCTGGAATAATACTCTTTTTATTAATGATGATACCTGTTTTGTTGACAATAAAATTAGCAAAAAGGAGATGGTAA
- a CDS encoding carbohydrate ABC transporter permease, giving the protein MIVILIFNLPLINVVMTSFKNNATISQSPPPLLFVPTLRHYYDILTSPTFLFSRFLTNSILIALFSSMITITICLLAAYAIVRLGVGSPLLLAFVTNLRAIPLIIFAPSIYVLFKQFDLIDTRTGIIMVHILVNIPIALSLLVSFMQDIPKEIEESAHLDGANRVQILLRIILPMISSPMVATFILSFMYSWNEFLFALILSIKKATTLTIGASLFITAWGVQWGRIAAATTLSVIPPFVFAFYVQKYLVEAFTGGLKE; this is encoded by the coding sequence TTGATAGTTATTCTTATTTTCAATTTACCCTTGATAAATGTAGTAATGACATCTTTTAAAAACAACGCTACCATTTCTCAGTCACCACCTCCGTTACTTTTTGTACCCACTTTGAGACATTATTATGATATCTTGACAAGTCCAACATTTCTCTTTTCGCGATTTCTAACAAACAGTATTTTAATAGCCCTGTTTTCTTCAATGATAACCATCACAATTTGTCTTCTGGCTGCATATGCTATCGTCAGGCTTGGGGTTGGTTCTCCGCTTCTTCTTGCTTTCGTAACTAACTTGAGAGCGATACCATTGATAATATTTGCTCCATCAATTTATGTTTTGTTCAAGCAGTTTGATTTGATAGATACAAGGACAGGTATAATAATGGTCCACATACTTGTTAATATTCCCATTGCATTGTCCTTACTTGTCAGTTTTATGCAAGACATACCAAAAGAGATAGAGGAGTCAGCTCACTTAGATGGTGCAAATAGAGTGCAAATCCTTCTTAGAATAATACTCCCAATGATCTCATCACCAATGGTAGCAACTTTTATTTTGAGTTTTATGTATTCCTGGAACGAATTTCTGTTTGCTCTCATACTGAGTATAAAGAAAGCCACAACTCTTACTATTGGTGCCAGTTTGTTCATAACTGCGTGGGGTGTTCAGTGGGGAAGAATTGCTGCAGCCACTACTTTGTCTGTTATACCACCCTTTGTATTTGCTTTCTATGTTCAAAAATATTTAGTAGAAGCTTTTACAGGAGGCTTAAAAGAATGA
- a CDS encoding ROK family protein, whose amino-acid sequence MKIAIGIDIGGTAIKGALVTENNIIEYSILELINKKKPLETLWKILDKILNENREKIEVIGIASAGRIDSNEGIILYASPNIPDWSGLYLSKMVKDRYKIPCFVINDARAAALAEARKRNVSNLVLLTIGTGLGGGIILNDQLIFGEHWEAGEIGHTILKPYGRKCNCGKKGCAEAYISMKVLHKYAKEKNRSVLIERFKKKDQNVVLAVEKMCKDLSVLIDKIFLTIDPQIVVIGGGFCELGTDALEILRKNIKFYSYRSLYNLSQIELSTLGNTAGIIGAVIHAREKLVRC is encoded by the coding sequence ATGAAAATAGCAATAGGGATTGATATCGGTGGAACGGCAATTAAAGGTGCTTTAGTCACAGAAAATAATATCATTGAATATAGCATTCTTGAACTAATAAATAAAAAGAAACCGTTAGAAACACTCTGGAAGATACTTGACAAAATTCTCAATGAGAATCGAGAGAAAATAGAAGTCATAGGTATTGCATCAGCTGGGAGAATCGACTCAAATGAAGGAATTATTCTCTACGCTTCCCCCAATATTCCCGATTGGTCTGGTTTATATCTCTCAAAAATGGTGAAAGATAGATATAAGATACCTTGTTTCGTTATTAACGACGCCCGCGCAGCAGCTTTGGCTGAGGCAAGAAAAAGAAACGTATCAAATCTAGTCCTTCTAACGATTGGTACAGGGTTGGGTGGGGGTATTATCCTGAATGATCAATTGATATTTGGTGAACACTGGGAAGCCGGCGAGATTGGACATACCATTCTCAAACCATATGGCAGAAAATGTAATTGTGGGAAAAAAGGATGTGCTGAAGCTTATATATCAATGAAAGTACTGCACAAGTATGCGAAAGAAAAAAACAGAAGTGTATTAATAGAGAGATTCAAGAAAAAAGATCAAAATGTTGTATTAGCCGTTGAAAAAATGTGTAAGGATCTATCTGTACTGATTGATAAGATCTTTCTTACAATTGATCCACAGATTGTTGTAATTGGCGGTGGCTTCTGCGAATTGGGCACAGATGCACTTGAAATACTTAGAAAAAACATAAAATTTTACTCTTATAGATCTCTGTATAATCTCTCTCAAATAGAACTATCAACACTTGGGAATACTGCTGGTATAATCGGAGCAGTAATACACGCGCGGGAAAAATTAGTGAGGTGTTGA
- a CDS encoding MurR/RpiR family transcriptional regulator, which produces MEDVQAIMKINWLHFTKKEQELANFVMNNAQKLVYMTITELAEELHVGQGTIVRFCQKLGFSGFHPFKIALARSVGQREQEKETNNLISLVRQNHIEVIEETSKLLSLNEQIIKECSKRIATCRKLFLLGVGASGITAMDAFYKFMRIGIDVRYSLDTHILAMSLSESNEQDCVLAFSQTGSTALVVDMAEMAKKNNSCVIAITAYSRSPLTKYADYVILTAIRESPFQSGAIRSKIAQLHVLEVLFEQTRVLILNRAEEATKRTATAVEKWIY; this is translated from the coding sequence TTGGAAGATGTCCAAGCCATTATGAAGATAAATTGGCTTCATTTTACCAAAAAAGAACAAGAACTTGCAAATTTTGTGATGAATAACGCGCAAAAGCTGGTGTATATGACCATTACAGAATTAGCGGAAGAACTCCACGTAGGTCAAGGAACAATTGTTAGATTCTGCCAAAAGCTCGGTTTTTCTGGTTTTCATCCGTTTAAAATCGCACTTGCCAGAAGTGTAGGACAACGTGAACAGGAAAAAGAAACAAACAATTTGATATCACTAGTACGGCAAAATCACATAGAAGTCATCGAGGAAACTTCAAAACTTTTGAGCTTAAATGAGCAAATTATCAAAGAGTGTTCTAAAAGAATAGCTACATGCAGAAAACTCTTTTTATTAGGAGTTGGTGCTTCTGGAATAACAGCAATGGATGCCTTTTATAAGTTCATGAGAATCGGTATAGATGTAAGATATTCTTTAGACACACACATATTAGCAATGAGTCTTTCAGAAAGTAATGAACAAGATTGTGTGCTCGCTTTTTCGCAGACTGGTTCAACGGCGCTCGTAGTGGATATGGCTGAAATGGCAAAGAAAAATAATTCCTGTGTAATTGCTATCACAGCTTACAGCAGATCGCCACTCACAAAGTACGCAGACTATGTCATCTTGACTGCCATTAGAGAGAGTCCATTTCAAAGTGGAGCGATAAGATCTAAAATTGCCCAGTTGCATGTACTCGAAGTTTTATTTGAGCAAACAAGGGTTTTGATCCTTAATAGAGCAGAAGAAGCTACTAAGAGAACAGCAACAGCAGTTGAAAAATGGATATACTGA
- a CDS encoding NAD(P)H-dependent glycerol-3-phosphate dehydrogenase, translating into MKFSVLGAGSWGTTFAKLLIENGHEVLLWARREELAEQINKDHVNLEYLPSIELPPTLIATSKIYEIEQFSDNLVIAVPVKYLQETLEKITTVPKTVINLSKGIDSKLRTVSSIVASKWQRVTYAILSGPCHAPEVARRLPTSVVIASEDEYTANLFQSALSNEFFRVYTTEDVLGVEICGAVKNVIAIAAGVLDGLGHWHNAKASLITRGLHEITRFGLAMGCKSPLTFMGLAGMGDLIVTCTSNYSRNRYVGEMIGKGMVLEDLLSNMKMIAEGVHTVGPLLELAKSLNVDMPISQKVYEVLFLGKKPHEAIYELMKRPLKIENEFKQIDLQPASRDI; encoded by the coding sequence TTGAAATTTTCCGTTCTTGGTGCAGGAAGCTGGGGAACTACATTTGCAAAATTACTCATTGAGAATGGTCATGAGGTTTTACTTTGGGCAAGGAGAGAAGAATTAGCAGAACAAATAAACAAAGATCACGTGAATTTGGAATACTTACCTTCGATAGAACTTCCACCTACTTTGATTGCAACATCGAAAATATACGAAATCGAGCAATTCAGTGACAATCTCGTGATAGCCGTCCCAGTAAAGTATCTGCAAGAAACCTTGGAAAAAATAACTACAGTACCAAAAACTGTTATAAATCTTTCAAAAGGCATAGACAGCAAATTGAGAACGGTAAGTTCCATTGTAGCTTCCAAGTGGCAACGTGTGACTTACGCGATACTTTCTGGACCATGCCATGCGCCTGAAGTGGCAAGAAGGCTTCCTACAAGTGTTGTCATTGCATCTGAAGATGAGTACACGGCGAATTTATTTCAATCTGCTCTGAGCAATGAATTTTTCAGAGTGTACACCACTGAAGATGTTTTAGGTGTTGAAATCTGTGGAGCTGTAAAGAATGTGATAGCTATAGCTGCAGGAGTTTTGGATGGCCTTGGTCACTGGCACAATGCGAAGGCTTCTTTGATAACACGTGGTCTACATGAGATAACACGATTCGGATTAGCCATGGGTTGCAAAAGCCCACTTACTTTCATGGGACTCGCAGGCATGGGAGATCTAATAGTTACCTGCACAAGTAATTACAGTAGAAATAGATATGTTGGTGAGATGATAGGTAAAGGGATGGTTCTGGAAGATTTACTTTCAAACATGAAGATGATTGCCGAGGGGGTTCATACTGTCGGGCCACTTTTAGAGCTCGCAAAATCATTAAACGTGGACATGCCCATATCTCAAAAGGTTTATGAGGTACTCTTTTTGGGCAAAAAGCCACATGAAGCCATTTACGAGTTGATGAAAAGACCATTGAAGATCGAAAATGAGTTCAAACAAATTGATCTACAACCTGCTTCAAGGGATATCTAA
- the trmB gene encoding tRNA (guanosine(46)-N7)-methyltransferase TrmB, with protein sequence MSTEFLSYFIKTQQYTLPLDCDEIFQRQAKLAVEIGFGNGEFLVSLAKQKPEYNFIGFETSITSLVKIQRKIHAESLKNIRVALVDGRFALREFFKDNSVEEVYTNFPCPWPKKSHQDKRFTNQGFAETLSAILNFEGIFQLVTDVKWYAEHMKDILLKTECFDLIQFNENDKMIVGTRYEKKWLSEGRKTYILVAKKKGYLNIQRWTWEEGSMPHIHLNDVNEQKILQLSGNVFRYHKGVFVVKNVYVRENEYLLRIVSNEEGFQQRYFISIEKEKDGWLVKLDPDAPAYRTPVVKFSVKKISEVICL encoded by the coding sequence ATGTCAACTGAGTTTCTTTCGTACTTCATAAAAACTCAGCAATATACGTTGCCCTTAGATTGTGACGAGATCTTCCAAAGACAAGCAAAACTCGCCGTTGAAATAGGATTTGGCAACGGCGAGTTTCTTGTTTCTCTGGCTAAGCAAAAACCAGAATATAATTTCATAGGATTTGAAACATCGATAACATCTCTTGTGAAAATTCAAAGAAAGATACATGCTGAATCACTGAAAAATATAAGAGTAGCGCTTGTGGATGGTAGATTTGCCCTTAGAGAATTTTTCAAAGACAACAGCGTTGAGGAGGTCTACACTAATTTTCCATGTCCGTGGCCTAAGAAATCTCACCAAGATAAGAGATTCACAAACCAGGGTTTTGCAGAGACATTGAGTGCTATTTTGAACTTTGAGGGTATCTTCCAGCTTGTCACAGATGTTAAATGGTATGCAGAGCATATGAAAGATATCCTCTTAAAAACTGAATGCTTCGATTTGATTCAATTCAATGAGAACGATAAGATGATCGTTGGGACCAGATATGAGAAAAAATGGCTATCGGAGGGCAGAAAGACATATATCTTAGTCGCCAAAAAGAAAGGTTACTTGAATATTCAAAGATGGACCTGGGAGGAAGGCTCGATGCCTCATATTCATCTGAATGATGTGAACGAACAGAAAATTTTGCAATTATCAGGGAATGTTTTTAGATACCATAAAGGTGTGTTTGTGGTCAAAAATGTATATGTTCGTGAGAATGAGTATCTTTTGAGAATAGTTTCAAACGAAGAAGGCTTTCAGCAAAGGTATTTTATAAGCATTGAAAAAGAGAAAGATGGCTGGCTTGTAAAGCTCGATCCAGATGCTCCTGCTTATAGAACACCAGTGGTGAAATTTTCTGTGAAAAAAATATCTGAGGTGATTTGTCTTTGA